The DNA window CTAGTATAAGTGCGGTCAGTCAGTGGGTCTCACTGTTGGCCACAGCAAGTCCTAAAAGTTAAATGTCTCATTCTCAAGAAGAAGCTGCATAATACAGATTAACACTATGATGTATAGTTTCCACTCagtaacacatttatttactacACCTAAAGCAGCTAATGCAGTACTTCACAACTGCCCTGTAATAAATCCAGATTTTCTGAGCTCATCATGTTGTGTAGTCATTTCTGAGACTGCAGCTCAAACTCTCCTACACTGCAGATTTAGAAAGGAGAGGAAATAGTTTAAGTTTGTGACCCCAGGGTGGACTACCTCTTGTACAGCTGAAGCTCCTCCTGAGCCACCATGAGCTGAGCCTTCAGCTGGTTCCTCTCCTGCAGCACCTCTTTCAGCTCCTGCATGGTGAAGCGCGGTCTGTTGGGGTCTGTGAGGTCCACCACCAGCTGGTTCGGTCCCGCTGTCTGCTTTGATGGGACACGGGGAGGTCACCAGTAAACATGAACCTATGCAGGACAATATGTTCAGCTGTACGGGCTGTCACACTCACCGTGGCCTGCCCAGAGGACCTCTCTTTGATGACCCTGTCCAGCTCGCTCTTCAAGTTGTCCCGCTCCATTTTCAGCTCCTCCAGAGACAAGTTGTACTTATTGACCAGAGTCTCGAACATCTCCAGCACACGGACTATTCTGAACTGCAGGTCGGACACGTCttctcctgtgctgctgatttTTAACAGATCTCGTCCGATCACGTAAGAAATGTCATAAACATCTTCCACCGTGAGCTCAAACGCGTCCTTGTCGAAAGCCAGAGCAGGCGACGACTCCTCACCAAACTCCATGACGAACCATACGACTCCGAAAGACGCCGGGATAAAGTAAGAGTTTTCTCAAAGCGCCTCGACTTAAAGTGGACACACAACAGCGTTTTATATGTCTGTAACTTTGTTAAAATAGTTGGACGGACGTAAAACAGCCAACTTCCAGAGGAGCTGCACTTCCCCCATCACTCAGGAACCAATGACGTGACGCGCTGACAACAGAGGAGGGCAAAGTATCCTAGCGACAGGTGAGTACAAAGACTCCGTACGAGTCAAGAGAACTCCCTCCACTGCGCCCAGCCCTGCCGTTGTTCCACTCTTCGTTTATCATATAGAAAGCGAGCAGGAAGAATGTGTCAGGGAACCATCTCAGTTTTCGCTCTCGCCTCAATCAAAAAGACTCAGATGAGAAAACACGTGATTCGTTGTTGCCAGTGTTCTTTCTACACTAGTTCTGTTTTCCTACAGTGCAATAAGTAATAAAAGAATCCTACTACCAACTATTAAAACAGAACACCAGCTGTagtgcatgtgtatatgtgtgtgtattagtatTTAGAAGTAAAACGATAACattcaaaagataaaaaataaaactttattactttattcaGAATAAACTTTGTTTCACAGATGCAACCTAGCGCACATTGGTGGTTcctgttttgtatgtgtttacCGTACTTTCATTATTGTTGGAATACATTTCCTCTGGTAATTTACTCGTGTTATTGTAAAGCGCAAGGTACCAAGTTGTGGTGCAGGAAAGCGCATAGCCACATCCTCTTTTCAGCAATTTACACGACTTAGTGTTAGCACTAATTACATTACCTCACAGTCCTGTGGTGGTAAATCAGAAGCACTGATCATAGGGCCCATCCAGTGCACAGTGAAACCAGACTCAACACCTCAAGAATCATTTGCCATCAGCTGCATTATACACAAGCTTACATGATGTAGTTATTTAGGCATTGTTTAGCCTGTGATGTGGACAATTGTAAAgaacagtttattttacagGCACTATGTGTCATACTGACCAGCTAATATATTATTGGTGTAGTGTAATGATGCTGCTTCTGTATTAGCATATGTATAGCAATGTAGTGAGAACACTGAATGCCAAGGTATCATGTAATGACATTACAGCTGAATGTGCAGCTTATGAAACATAGCTTTTTCATTGTTAAACATAGAAGCACTGATAGGTGGTGACTTTATACAGAGTGgtcataaatacatataaaagtGTCCAAATATGTCCAGATGTTGTCATCTTGTTGATGACCAAGTTAGCTAATATGCTAGAAAGATGTATTGTAAAACTTGAACGTCATGATAACATGATGAGGgagcaaattaaaaacaattttataAATACTACATATTAAATTCAGGGTCATACAAAAGAAACAAGTCTTCTGATTGGCATTAACGTTGGATCGTCTGCAATTAAGCCAGCTGCCACCATTGGCATTATGGCGGTGAAGATCCTGTccagagaggaaaaataaaaaatgagtgACTGGTGATTCAGTAAAGATTCAGATGAaaaatgcagagagaaaacatgagaaGTCTCAAAATCATTATCATCCACATTATGCTTTGTGACCCTCAGTGAACCACAGTGACTATTACTATTGCTGACTCATACAGCATTGAGATAAGTAATATTTACTTTGATTCCTGTAAATAAGTATGTTTATTTGGTGTCTATAAGATaaataatagatagatagatcacACTGATTAGCGTGCTGAAATGAAGTGTATAGTGCAATATAAACATTAGTGTTCAAATAAAATCGTGCAAGAGTCATGTCAAAGTCATTACTTACAAGCGTCTTATTCCTGATTCAGGCTGATCAGTGGAATTGGAGCAGTGTGGTGGGGATGCAGTACAAACAACAGAGCTGACATCATCCTCAAACTCCTCACTGAGCAAAATGGAAAAGGCAAAGTTTTAGCCCATAATCATTGcatcagtcttttttttattattcaatcagatgaaaaaatgtaaaaaaacaaaaaagacctTTTGTAATACGCCAGCTCTTCCTGCAGCATGAACACCTCAGCCTTGAGTTCATTTCTCTCCTGCAGGACATGCTGCAGCTCCTGAAGGGTGAAGCGAGGTTTGTCTGACTCCTGCTCCAGGCTGTCCGTCTCGTCCTCTGGCTTCTTGTCATTTGACACCTACCAGACAAAATGCATATCCAGCATTTTTTCCTTCACCCTATGAATCCACTGACGATAATAAAGATGTTGCTGGCTCAAACATTCTGCCTTATACTAAGAGTCTGTCAAAGGCATATGATATTTTAACTAACATAGGTGAAATTGAAAAGCAATCTTTTGATAAGGTCATGAGGACACACGTTCACTTCGcaatacaacaataaaagtaGATACATGAGCACGCTGCTGTAAACAAagcacatttcaaaacaaaaaaaaaatcattataaaTTAAAGGTAGTACTGTGTCTCATGATAGATTCTTGAAAATGTTGTCAGGTGACCCACAACTCAGCACAGCTGAGGGTATAAAGCTTTGTGtccactgtaaacactgtaactTTTTAGTCACCTCTGCCACAGCAAAACTATAAGGGAGAGTTTAAGCAGGTGGTACCGGTAACAAAGTagttgtgtctttctctctgtcatcctCTACTTCGTTATTTTCTCTGTTCATTGATGTTGGCAGAAGGGAAGGACTCTTGTCGCAGCTCGCCAGGAAGCCGGGGTCCTTTCCACACTCAACCCACACTGAGTTCGGTTTGATAGAGTTAGATGGAACTGCTGCCAAGGTCTAGTTTTGTGACATAACAGCTGCTTAGACACTAACAGACACCAAAAATATTGTGGATTCAACTTTATCATATCCTGCTGAAGTTAAGTCTGTTTTCTTACCTTCACTGGTGATGATGGTAACAGCCTTTCAGGGCTTGAGAACTCTTCTACCTCAGTGACCTCTCTTTCTAGTTCCCATTCTCTGAGCTCCTTTCTCAGCCTTGTGACCTCCAGCTGCAGAACCACCAGCTCCTGCTGCCGTGCCTGGGCTTCAGCCTCCAGCTCAGCCCTCTGCTGGATCAACGCCTTGCCCTGTGCTTCCATCACACCTATCCTGTGACGAAGGTCCTGGTTGAGCCTCATCAGACGATGCTGCTGCATCTGGAGCTATAATTGAGCGAATCTGTTTTATGACTTTCTGTCTGGACAAGGATAGAACATGGCAACCTTAATATCTCAGGTGCCAGCATTTGTGACGGTCTAAATTCTCACCGCCTCAATGTCCTCTCTTTTTCGTGTCAGCTCATGTTCTTTTGCCCGGATTTCATCTTTCTGCTTCTCCACCAGGTCTTTCAGCTTCTTCATCACCTGTCTTTCACTTTCTGACATGCCTGCAGGTATCACAAAAAAGCACTGTcaagacatacacacaaaaaaatgtatttataaatttataaaaattaataaaaaataaaaaaaataaactgtttccaAAACCAACTATTagaatacattacattacttaaTTCAAAATCATCCTCAAtgcaaaaactaaaagtaaaatacaagcaaatctatatataaatatatacatttttgcaACTGAATGCGTTTTCCTGGACAATAATGTATCAGTGAGTACAGTAATCATATAATGCAGTTCCCATTAATATACATGCACATGTCTTTGAgcagtgtttgtgctgtgaGTTGATGGTAAGTAAACTGCAGTCACCTTGCTAAGTCTCACATAAGGGCTATATTTTGGTCTGCTTCAAAAATAGTCTTCTTTACAAGGTCTTGACTGCCCTGTCTTCACAGCCTACTTTTTCATGACAGCTTACAAGCATGCGACATATACTGCACAATCTCACTTGACTGCATAGAGTAAACATGTGTAACATACAGCAGATGGTaaatcaacacaacacaaatgtgaacTGAGCAGACATATGCAAAGCATACAAGATCTGTACAGGGACTCTCTGCCAAGACCAAACTAATTTAGTATCCAGAGTCAGCACAGGATACAGTACAACACCACATGCATGGCAGGACTTCAAAAGGCAACAGCCTACAGACCACACTGTTGTAATTCAtgtacattttcacagcagattGTTTTGCTCGTTGACATCGGTGCATTACTGTAACAGATGTCTTAATGCATGTCTGAACAAGCAACACTCTTAGGGATAGTAACACAGTTGAAATTGATTGCGAAAATTACCATGTACTTGTTCTGATATGTCAGCTCTGGGTAGCTAGTACTAGCTCTAGGTTGTTTGTCCCAAATTGAAAATCTGTTCTTTTCATggtgtggaaaaatgttttgactgaaTAAACTTGTAGcaataataaagattttttttgtaatggCTGACAAAGAATTGCCCAGTCAATAATTGAGCCCGGggcatttgaaaatgtaattttacagAAGGTCTAAAGTTTGAAAACTATtaattattaactattaatatTGAAGTTAATTTACAAGAATTGGCATGATaataaatgagttttttttttttttttaaagaaagccCATAATGAATTTAGAAACTCAAACTCGTCTCTTGAACCCTGGCAGAGAGCTGTGGATGTTGCGGACCACCTACCctcctgtgtgtgctgctccTCCTCGGTGATGGAGGACTCTTTGACAGAGAGACTCCCCAACAACCTCTtgttctctgtctgcagctgagTGATCTGAGAGAGCAGGTCCTGGACTTCTCCTCTCCACACATCCTCCACCAGCTCCAACTCCTGAGCACAGCAGCCAGAAGAAAGAGAATCAAAGGTTTCTGCAAGACTACTTGGTATTTGTAGACTGTGTCAATACGAGATCATGACAAAGTATTCTTCTAGTCCAAAATACTACAGCTGGGTATTTGGAATATATGAATGTTTCTCCACATTTCCACATTCAGGCTGACAGAAACACTCCCACACCTTCTGGTGCCTCCGCTCCTGCTCGGATCGGTCGCTCCGCTCCTGTCGCAGCCTGTCAAGCTCCTTTCGCAGCTCCTCGGCCTCCTGTCCTGCGGCTCCGAGGCTCACCAGtgcctccagcagctccaggacCCGCACCACTTTGGGTACTAGCCCGACCAGAGCCTCGCAGCCAAACCTGTCGATGATCCTCTCAAACTCCTGTCCGAGCTCCGCCGCGATGTCGTACACGTCCACGACCGTCAGCTCGGCCGCAGGTCTCTGCAGCGCTGTCATCACCAAAGTTTCCATGTCAGTCCTCCGACTTGTTTACAGCTCCAACCTTCAGCATCCCTCTGTCCCCTGACACTCAGAGGAAACTCACACTTGTTGTGTAAATGATGGACTTTGAACAAGTCAGCCGAACAGCGTGGGAACATGGAGGCTGACTTGTTCCAGTTTGTTGACAGTTGAACGTCCGCACCAGTGTGCTGCGTTCAATGTACCCGAAGAAACTCGTTTATATAACTTTCATATGTAATAAAGCGCAACTCGAGAACTTGTTCATATTAGATTATAAATAAACTTGTATCCGGGAGACTGATGCCTGGTTTGGTAACTTCAAGAACAAACGATGGAGACGTCAGATTAGAGtggaattgaaattgaaaaataacaacaataaaaaaatagtcaTTATTAACAGTGTATTGATTTGATTGTCAGATTTCGTAACCTTATATTAGCAGATGTTCGTCATCTggtttgaataaatatttacaatCGCTCCTGAAGGCAACAACCCTCCCTCCACGTTGACTCCATCTGCGCATGTCACCtttaagcttttaaaaaaatcacaacactGTACTTTAAGTACTCATCATAAatctcattttaataaaatgttagtAGTATATTAATagaaaaatgtgaattattattttattttattttgtaattttaatttactttattataaGCTTTAAATATATGGGTAATCCTACCTTCTAGAAAGAATAGCTTTACCCTTATTACATATGCTTCATGATTATTGAAAGAAATTGGGGGAGAAAAACGAATTATTTTAGTTTCTCCTTGCTGTATAGGAACGTCAATACTGATAAATTAGATCTGAACATGATTAAATCACACAATGGtacattaaatcaaacatttattgttcatttgttttgtttacatttaccACCGTTATCTTTactaaaatatattaatagatCTGACTGTATAAAGACATTTTGtacagaggagaggacagaacaTAAAAAGATGCATTTTAAGACCCTGTAAGAAAAGCTCCCAGAGGCAAAGACTTTAACACCTTCATATTGTACATTAACTAACCCTAAATCTTTGTATTCAGCctaaaagaaacatttgataATTAAGGACACCAACATCCAATATTTGTGTGCAAGCATTACATCTAGTCAGCTTTAACATGTACCCAGGTTCTCTTCTAAGAAAGGAACATTCAGGAAATGAGTGTAGATATGGATTATATGTGGTGCTAGTTGCACACTACTATACAGACAGTATGTCTTTACAGGATTATTAACGCAGTAAGTTCAAGGTCCATTAAGTTCAAGGCATGAGACAATCTTGTACTGTTAAGAAAGAAAGGTGCTTTGCACATAAGAGGAACACTGTCCATCATGAAGGCAAACCTAGAGGTATGTATAACTTTTTCAGCAACATGGATGCACATTCCCCATTTTCCTCTACCAATCACCACAACATAAATAGTATAggctacattaaaaaaaaaacttgctctGTAATGAATGTCCAAAACAGTGTGCAAAACGTTGTCC is part of the Anabas testudineus chromosome 9, fAnaTes1.2, whole genome shotgun sequence genome and encodes:
- the LOC113151130 gene encoding RILP-like protein 1, whose amino-acid sequence is METLVMTALQRPAAELTVVDVYDIAAELGQEFERIIDRFGCEALVGLVPKVVRVLELLEALVSLGAAGQEAEELRKELDRLRQERSDRSEQERRHQKELELVEDVWRGEVQDLLSQITQLQTENKRLLGSLSVKESSITEEEQHTQEGMSESERQVMKKLKDLVEKQKDEIRAKEHELTRKREDIEALQMQQHRLMRLNQDLRHRIGVMEAQGKALIQQRAELEAEAQARQQELVVLQLEVTRLRKELREWELEREVTEVEEFSSPERLLPSSPVKTLAAVPSNSIKPNSVWVECGKDPGFLASCDKSPSLLPTSMNRENNEVEDDREKDTTTLLPVSNDKKPEDETDSLEQESDKPRFTLQELQHVLQERNELKAEVFMLQEELAYYKSEEFEDDVSSVVCTASPPHCSNSTDQPESGIRRLIFTAIMPMVAAGLIADDPTLMPIRRLVSFV
- the rilpl2 gene encoding RILP-like protein 2 isoform X2; this encodes MEFGEESSPALAFDKDAFELTVEDVYDISYVIGRDLLKISSTGEDVSDLQFRIVRVLEMFETLVNKYNLSLEELKMERDNLKSELDRVIKERSSGQATTAGPNQLVVDLTDPNRPRFTMQELKEVLQERNQLKAQLMVAQEELQLYKSGILPQAEPAMVEVDLETPAATQHNPATINNAKEERTTIGKLFSFKRK
- the rilpl2 gene encoding RILP-like protein 2 isoform X1; amino-acid sequence: MEFGEESSPALAFDKDAFELTVEDVYDISYVIGRDLLKISSTGEDVSDLQFRIVRVLEMFETLVNKYNLSLEELKMERDNLKSELDRVIKERSSGQATQTAGPNQLVVDLTDPNRPRFTMQELKEVLQERNQLKAQLMVAQEELQLYKSGILPQAEPAMVEVDLETPAATQHNPATINNAKEERTTIGKLFSFKRK